The Paenibacillus dendritiformis region CATTGTCCCCATGCACATAGACGATCAGTTCTCCGGTGAACAGCTTCCGTTCCATCTCCGTCAGCCCTGCCCCCGGAGGCAAAGGAAGCAGAGGGATGAGACGGTTACGGCTGACGGCCTGCGAGACGGAGGGCCCATCCTGCAGCATAAGATGCAGCGCGGGAACGACAGCCTGATTCAACTGCTTCATATCGGTCATTCCGGAGCAGTAGATTAAGGTGAGATGGATGGTCTTGGCGGCCGGACCGAATTCGTAATTTTCCGACTTGATATCGGAGCATTCCGCGAAATAATCTCGAATGACTTTGAGCGTAAGCGGAGAAGAGGATGATGAATTGGCGCTCATGCTTGAAGCCTCCTTGCTTATAGGTCTTTGGGGCGCGGCTTCGTGCCGCGCCGGGAACGGAACCAGCTCATCAGGAACAGGAACAGAGATAACAGGGTAAGGCCTGCGGTTGTTCCGGGCAAAACGAATAATTCGAGAATTTTGAAAAACAACATATCGCTTAGATGCAAATTGACGGCAATCAGCAAGGTAACCCCCGAAAAGATGCACATCAGCATCCGGTGGAAGAGGGAATGGAGCGGAAGCAGTTCCACGATCAGAAAGAGCATGAACGAAATGCGTATAAACGCGCCCGACATCCATTGATAAATGGACAGAAAATCGATATGTTCAATATATTTGCTGACCGAAACCAATCTCCACTGCTCGAATGCCGGGTAACGGATATTGGCCGCCTCCTTGATGCCGAAATTCGTAATCGATCCGATGAGCGGCCCGATGGTCAATCCGCATAAAATAAGAGCAAGCACAGCGATTCCCCAGAAGCGGGGCATCTTGGAAATGCGGTGCTGGATTAGAATCAGGAGAAACAGTTCGGCCAGGCCCGCTCCGATGTACAGCGTTCCGCGAACCGCCGGCATATACCCGTGCTCGAACAGCGGGAACATTAAGGAGTAATCTTTATATTTGGCATTGGCGAACATGATGAAGTATCCGAACAGGAGGACAAACGGAAGCAGGATCCCCGAACAAATGGCAATGGATCGCAGGCCGGCCAGTGCCCCGAAAATACAGAGAAGCAGAAGCGATACCGTAAGAACGAATAGGGGGGTCTGCGGCAAATACGATGTTTTGGCCCAGTTCACGGTATCCTTCACCGTGACAAACGCGCTGATCCATAAATACAACCCAATGACAGCCGTAACGCACCAGGCAACCGCAGGGCCGAAGGTCTCCTTCATCCAAGGGAACAACGCCTGCTGACCCTTGGCCTTCATAATCCATCGCAGCAATGGGATCCAGGCCAGGACGACAATCATCAGAAGCAGAACGCTCAACCATCCGTCTCTGCCGGCTTGCTGAAGCAGGAGCGGAATAATGATGACATGATTCAGGAGCCCGGTTGACAGCATCATGATGAAGCATAATTGAAGATAGGTGATAAATTCCGAGCCGCGGTTCATGGAGATCATCCTTTTTGGGTATGATTGACATCCTTAGAATGAGCCGGCAAGGAAAAAATTAATCATAAAGCGGAAAAAGCTATAGCCAAACCGGCCGGTTCCGGCTATAATACAGCTAAATAACTTAAAGGCAATGCTACCGTGACAGGTACAACCTCGTGATTTATCGCGCTGGCTGTGCCTTTTTTTGTTGTCCGGCCATGCCTTCGGTTATGGCATATTGAGATGATGTACAAGGGAGTGGGCACATGTTAAGGGAAGCGGTGTATCATCGTTCCAAGCAAAATTGGTCGTATGCCTATGATCGCGAGACGATCCATCTCCGGCTCCGCACGAAGCGGGATGATGCCGTGAAGGTGGAAGCGATCGTGGTGGACAAATATGCGTTCAAAGATTCGACAGAGTTCATTCCGATGCATATTTTTGCTTCGGATGCCTTGTTCGATTATTGGGAGGCTGCGTACCGTCCGCCGTACCGGCGGTTGCGCTACGCATTCCGGATTCAGGGCAAGGACGAGCAGGTGTATTTGACGGAACGCGGGTTTTTCGAGGACTTGCCTTGGGACTACTTCGAGTCGTTCGAGTATCCGTTCCTCCATCCGAACGATATGTTCGAAGCGCCTGCCTGGGTGAAGGAGGCCGTCTTCTATCAGATCTTCCCGGAGCGGTTCGCGAACGGCGATCCAGCCAACGACCCCGAGAAGACCGAGGCATGGGGCGGGGAACCGAAGCCGGGCAATTTCTTCGGCGGCGACCTGCAAGGGGTTCTGGATCATCTTGATTATTTAACGGAGTTAGGCATTAATGCCATTTACTTTACGCCGGTCTTCGAAGCGACGACGAACCATAAGTACGACACGCGGGATTATTTGAAGGTGGACAGGCATTTCGGCACCAATGAGAAGCTGAAGGAATTGATCATGGCGTGCCATGAGCGGGGAATCCGGGTCCTGCTTGATGCGGTGTTCAATCATGCCGGCCGCACGTTTCCTCCGTTCGTCGATGTGATGGAGAAGGGAAGCGAATCCCCGTACGCAGACTGGTTCTACGTGAGAGACTATCCGCTCCGCGTTGTGGACGGCAAGCCGACCTATGAGACGTTTTCCTTCGAGCCGCTCATGCCGAAGCTTAATACGAGCCATCCGGAGGTGAAGCGGTATTTGCTGGAGGTGGCGAGATATTGGGTAGAGGAGATC contains the following coding sequences:
- a CDS encoding glycoside hydrolase family 13 protein, giving the protein MLREAVYHRSKQNWSYAYDRETIHLRLRTKRDDAVKVEAIVVDKYAFKDSTEFIPMHIFASDALFDYWEAAYRPPYRRLRYAFRIQGKDEQVYLTERGFFEDLPWDYFESFEYPFLHPNDMFEAPAWVKEAVFYQIFPERFANGDPANDPEKTEAWGGEPKPGNFFGGDLQGVLDHLDYLTELGINAIYFTPVFEATTNHKYDTRDYLKVDRHFGTNEKLKELIMACHERGIRVLLDAVFNHAGRTFPPFVDVMEKGSESPYADWFYVRDYPLRVVDGKPTYETFSFEPLMPKLNTSHPEVKRYLLEVARYWVEEIGIDGWRLDVANEVDHQFWREFRQVVKQANPDAYILGEIWHDSMMWLQGDQFDAVMNYPFTDAVLNFFARQTTDARAFADSIGSILASYPQPVTEVSFNLLDSHDTPRLLTLCEGDVRPMKLAALFQFTYPGTPCIYYGDEIGLEGGPDPGCRKCMVWDEAEQDRGLFAFYQRIIALRRKHEALRSARIRFLHAEAEGRTLMYELTGADGSFLIAMNAGDAPAELRLETGTVAEGSWSLEYGEGIRIAAQPDTLEVALDGFGFAVFRMKSDIDNAQ
- a CDS encoding GerAB/ArcD/ProY family transporter, encoding MNRGSEFITYLQLCFIMMLSTGLLNHVIIIPLLLQQAGRDGWLSVLLLMIVVLAWIPLLRWIMKAKGQQALFPWMKETFGPAVAWCVTAVIGLYLWISAFVTVKDTVNWAKTSYLPQTPLFVLTVSLLLLCIFGALAGLRSIAICSGILLPFVLLFGYFIMFANAKYKDYSLMFPLFEHGYMPAVRGTLYIGAGLAELFLLILIQHRISKMPRFWGIAVLALILCGLTIGPLIGSITNFGIKEAANIRYPAFEQWRLVSVSKYIEHIDFLSIYQWMSGAFIRISFMLFLIVELLPLHSLFHRMLMCIFSGVTLLIAVNLHLSDMLFFKILELFVLPGTTAGLTLLSLFLFLMSWFRSRRGTKPRPKDL